Proteins from one Candidatus Saccharimonadales bacterium genomic window:
- a CDS encoding DUF2075 domain-containing protein, protein MSNDIAGIIQSAFKNATGHSTGISEVESWRNSLQYVDRVLSDPLIPEDAGVAVEYHIPQSSKRIDFILSGKNSKHEDTAILIELKQWQESSLTDKDGVVSTRFRHGVKETSHPSYQAWSYKCLLEDYNQTVQDEEINLVPCAYLHNYSEDNVIKNDFYSKYIDEAPVFLKDDALKLREFIKTHVKYGDTSNVMYRIDNGKIKPSKNLADQLTSMLSGNNEFVLIDDQKVAYETALKLAEESQAGMKNVFIVEGGPGTGKSVLAINLLVELTKRETVAQYVTRNSAPREVYKAKLTGTFSKSRIDNMFSGSGSFHSLKNDTFDCLIVDEAHRLTEKSGLFNHLGENQVKEIISTSKFSIFFVDEDQKVTLKDIGDKDEISFWANKLGAKVTNISLESQFRCNGSDGYLSWLDNTLQIRETANKLLDGIDYDFKVLDSPAELHEVIVEKNNLKNKARLLAGYCWKWISGKDSSLKDIQIDNYKATWNLKAHGQSWIIHPESVSEVGCIHTSQGLELDYVGVIIGPDLIVRNGKIITDVSKRASSDKSVQGWKKMMKEDPKSASARFDMIIKNTYRTLMTRKQKGCYIYCTDKETADYFINACKS, encoded by the coding sequence ATGTCAAATGACATTGCTGGTATTATTCAATCTGCTTTTAAAAACGCAACTGGTCATTCTACGGGAATATCCGAAGTAGAATCTTGGCGCAACTCATTACAATATGTAGATCGCGTATTGAGCGATCCTTTGATACCTGAAGACGCTGGCGTGGCGGTTGAATACCATATTCCGCAGTCTTCGAAGCGAATCGATTTTATTCTGTCTGGTAAAAATAGCAAACATGAAGATACAGCTATACTCATAGAGCTAAAGCAGTGGCAAGAGTCTTCGCTTACTGACAAGGACGGGGTGGTAAGCACCAGGTTTAGGCACGGAGTCAAAGAAACATCACATCCTTCTTACCAGGCCTGGTCATACAAGTGCCTGCTTGAAGATTATAATCAAACAGTACAAGATGAAGAGATCAATCTTGTTCCGTGCGCTTATCTGCATAACTATAGTGAAGATAATGTTATCAAAAATGATTTTTACTCCAAGTACATTGATGAAGCACCTGTGTTTTTAAAAGATGATGCGCTAAAGCTTAGGGAATTCATCAAGACGCATGTTAAATATGGCGATACATCTAATGTGATGTATCGTATAGATAACGGTAAGATCAAACCCTCTAAAAACCTAGCCGACCAATTAACCTCAATGCTGTCTGGCAATAATGAATTTGTATTAATTGATGATCAAAAGGTGGCTTATGAAACAGCCCTCAAACTTGCCGAAGAATCTCAAGCGGGTATGAAGAATGTTTTTATAGTTGAAGGTGGACCGGGGACTGGAAAGTCTGTTCTCGCAATAAATTTACTCGTTGAACTCACAAAGCGTGAAACTGTAGCGCAATATGTGACAAGAAATTCAGCCCCTCGTGAAGTCTACAAAGCTAAGCTAACAGGCACGTTTAGTAAGTCACGTATAGATAATATGTTTAGCGGTTCAGGATCGTTTCATAGTTTAAAGAATGACACATTTGATTGTCTCATTGTCGACGAAGCTCACCGTTTAACTGAAAAGTCAGGACTATTTAATCATCTTGGAGAAAACCAGGTGAAGGAAATTATTTCTACCAGCAAGTTTAGTATCTTTTTTGTAGATGAAGATCAAAAAGTTACTTTAAAAGATATTGGCGATAAGGATGAGATTAGTTTTTGGGCAAATAAATTAGGAGCAAAAGTGACTAATATATCTCTCGAGTCGCAATTTCGATGTAATGGATCAGATGGTTATCTATCATGGTTAGATAATACTTTACAAATTCGCGAGACTGCCAATAAATTACTTGATGGAATAGACTACGATTTCAAGGTACTTGATAGCCCAGCTGAATTACACGAAGTTATAGTTGAAAAGAACAATTTAAAAAATAAAGCACGACTTCTTGCTGGCTATTGTTGGAAATGGATAAGTGGGAAAGACTCGTCCTTAAAGGATATCCAAATTGATAACTACAAGGCTACATGGAACTTAAAAGCTCATGGCCAATCTTGGATAATTCATCCAGAGTCGGTGAGTGAGGTTGGGTGTATTCATACAAGCCAGGGTCTGGAGTTAGATTACGTTGGAGTGATTATTGGCCCTGATCTTATCGTACGTAATGGCAAGATAATCACTGATGTAAGTAAGCGTGCAAGTTCGGATAAATCTGTGCAGGGATGGAAAAAAATGATGAAAGAAGATCCAAAGTCTGCTTCAGCTCGATTTGACATGATCATAAAAAACACATACCGCACTCTCATGACTAGAAAACAAAAAGGGTGTTATATTTACTGTACGGATAAAGAAACTGCAGATTACTTTATTAATGCATGCAAATCATGA
- a CDS encoding GIY-YIG nuclease family protein yields the protein MAAKTYINRWYLYVLRLEDGKFYVGITSKTPEIRMQEHRNGVRSAYWTAKHKPLEIIHQEDLGLIEKSHAEQRENKMVRALMKQRGLNNVRGGDLRSVKDYILRFGYVWDEYEWYSLTVVAFLMLVILALLLDKYIF from the coding sequence ATGGCAGCAAAAACTTATATTAATCGATGGTACCTCTATGTTCTGAGGTTAGAGGACGGTAAATTTTATGTTGGCATAACTTCAAAGACTCCTGAAATAAGAATGCAAGAACATCGAAATGGGGTTAGGTCTGCATATTGGACTGCCAAACATAAACCTTTAGAGATTATTCATCAAGAAGATCTCGGATTAATTGAAAAGTCTCACGCCGAACAGAGAGAAAACAAGATGGTTCGTGCGCTTATGAAACAGCGAGGATTAAATAATGTGCGTGGCGGTGATCTGAGATCTGTTAAAGATTACATTTTAAGGTTCGGCTATGTATGGGATGAGTATGAATGGTACTCTTTAACGGTAGTGGCATTCCTTATGTTGGTAATTCTTGCTCTTTTGTTAGACAAATACATTTTTTAA